The following DNA comes from Castanea sativa cultivar Marrone di Chiusa Pesio chromosome 10, ASM4071231v1.
CCATCTGAGTGATACTTAACCCTATATACTTATTTACAACCAACGGAAGATTTGCTTGCAGGTAAAGGGGTTAGTGTCCAAGTATTATTAAGCTCCAAAGCCTCAATTTCCTTGTCCATGGCAGCCCTTCACTCAGGAAATTGAACTGCCTGAGAAAAGCAAACAGGTTCTGATGGGACATAATTGACAACCATGATAAAGGATGAAAATTGGAGTTCAAGATGTGAGTAGCTGATAACATTGGAAATGTCATAAGGCAAGCCAAAAGCAGGCTTGGTACAAACTGCTTTACAAGAATAATCAGAAAGGTAAGCAGGTGGGTGATGAGGCCTGGTTGATCTCCTTAAGGCAggtaaagaagaagatgatgaaatagGCAAAGAGTGATCAATGGAAGATGGTGAAGGTAAAGGCTCATTAGATAAAATTGGTTCTAAGGATGCAGCAAGCTAAGAATTAGATTGGGAAGGAAGAGGAACAGATGGAGGAGTTGGAGTTGGAATGGTGGAATCAAGTTAGGAAGAAGCCAAGGTAGAGtcaaacaaagaagaagcagGATGATCAGAAACAAATGATGCATCAGAAACACAATGTGGAAACACAAAGGAATCAAGATAAGAAGTGGAAGGGTGAGCTGATGaggtaaaaggaaaaatatgctCATAAAAGATGACAACCTTAGAGATATGAATGGAATTTGATTCAAGATCAAGGACCTTGTAACCTTCAATGCCATGAGGATAGCCcaagaaaacacattttctagCCCTAGGTGCAAATTTGTGCCTATTATGTGATAAAGTGGATATGAAACACAAACAACCAACACATTTTAAATGATTATAAGGTGGAGAAGATTTAAAAAGCAGTTCATAGGGACTTTTGTTGTGGAGAGATTTAGAAGACAATCTATTAATAAGATAAACAGCAGTAAGAATGCAATCACCCCATAAGCACAAAGGTACATTGGATTGAAATTTTAGTGCTCTAGCAACATTGAGAATGTGCTGATGCTTTCTCTCAACAACggcattttgttgaggagtatCAACACAAGACAGTTGATGCAAGATGCCTTTGGAATGGAAAAAATCCCTTAAGAAAAATTATGTACCATTGTCACTCTTAATAGTCTTAATAGAAACATGAAATTGAGTATGAACCATGTTAACAAAATTAGGAATGAAAAATTGAGTATCAGATTTATTCTTGAGAAGATAAACCCAAGTACAACGAGAGAAATCATCaacaattgttaaaaaaatacctAAAACCTCCAGCAATACAAGTGAAAAAGGGACCCCACAAGTCACAGTGAACAAGTTCAAAAGGTTGAACAGAGACATGACTGCTAGAAAGAAAAGGTAATCTCTTTTGTTTAGAAAAATGACAAACTTCACAACAATCTGACTTATTGAATACTTCGGAATCTACAAGCTTATTCAACAAAGAAAGCTTTGAAAAAGAAGGATGTCCCAATCTGCTGTGCCATAAAGTGGAAGAAGAATGGTTAGCAGAAGCTACCAAAGCAGTAGGAGTAGTCTAAGAAGCAAGAGCTTGTAGTAGATACAGCCCTTGACACTCTTTACCCAGACCAATCATGCTTCATTGAGCAAGGTCTTGGATAAAACACCAATGTCCAAGAAAAGTAAGGCAACAAGAAGAAAGCTGTGTAAGTTTGCTTATGGAAATGAGATTAAAGCTATAAATAGGAACACACAAAACATTGGTAAGTGTTAAAGTGGGTGAAATCTGCACAATGCCTATATGTGTTACTAAGGCCTGATCCCCATTTGGCAAGTAAACATAAGTATGAACAATAGAAGTGAAAGTAGTGAGTTGTGATACTGAGTGGACCATATGATTAGTAGCACCAATATCCAAGATCCAATTATTAGACTTAAAACTTGGCTTGTCAACACAATGGGCAGAAAAGACAGAATGTGTGAAATTTGGGGGAATCCAAAATAGATTAtctgaaaaattggaaaaatcaGTAGAAGCTGAAGCTGATGTAGGTGTTAGGGCAGGTTGAATAATGGGAGCAGATGCCATGACAGTAGCAACTTGATGAGTAGTAGAAGTACTAATGCCTGAATTAGCCGCTGTGACTATTTTCAAATAGTTAAGAAGCTGCTCACATTGAACCCGGGAGATGGGACACAAAGGCAAAGAACCTTGGACAGAAGCTTGTGGAGAAGCCAATGCAGCACCAAAAGAAGGCTGTGAAGGAGTAACAACTTCAAATTGAAAGCTATGATTATTATGGATCAAATTAGGATTGGCCAAGGCAAAAGCATCCATATTGCCAAAATTTCCAAAAGGCGAAATTGCTGAAACGTGATTAGCCATAGCTTGATTACTTCCCTTGTGCTTGTAGCCTGGAGGATACCTATGTAACTTATAACACTTGTCTGTAATATGACCACTAAGGCCACAGTAAGTACAAATGGGTATATCCTTGCCATTAAAACCCTTAGCATGAGTAACAAACATAACAGTAGCCTCAGTAGGATAAACTACATTAACTTCATGTCCAAAACTCCTTCTCTTTTCCTCTTGTAAAATCAAAGAGCAAACTTTGCTAATAGATGGAAAAGGTTCAAGCAACAAAATCTGCCCTATAATATTCCCATAACTATCATTCAATCCCATTAGAAAACGAAAAACATGCTCCTTATGTTGTGCTTCCAATTGAGAAGCCTTAGAACCACAAGTGCAAGCACAATTGTAGATAGTAAAAGGTGAATTAACAAACTCATCCCACAGTGTTTTAAACTTAGTGAAGTATGAACTTATTGTGAGTGAACCTTGAGAAAGACGAGCTATTTCCTTTTGTAGCTCAAATTGCCTTGGAGTATTACCCTGTGAAAGCCTATCTCTGAGATCAATCCATAAATCCCTTGCAGTGTTGATATACATCACACTGGCCTTGAGATCCAAGCTGAGAGAGTTGGTCAGCCACGAAAGCACAGTGGTATTACACCTACTCCAAGAATTGTACAAAGGAGAGGTAGCATCTGGTTGAGGAATCGAACCATTCACAAAATCAAACTTGTTTCATGAACTTAAAGCCAAGAACATTGATCTTGCCCAACTCAAGTAGTTCTCTGGACCAGTTAAAGGCTGTGAAGTGAGAATTATTCTTGGACTCTCAGTGTCTGGAAGAAAATAAGGATTGTTAGCAGATTCATCTGCCATTGTTGCGCTTGAAGATGGCATAGATTGTGTGGAAGATTGTGCTTGATTGGCTATTGAATCGGAAGCCATGAAATACTAGAACTTTAAGCAAAACacgaaggaaaagaagaaaagactaGATCTTTAAGCAACacaagaaggaaaagaagaaaatcgAAGACTAAAAACCGTTTGGcaagaaggaaaatgaaagaaacTCAAAGAAGTTTCTGGAGGTTGGAAGAGAGACcttttgagagaaaagagatttCTTATTCATCCAGAAAGTAAAATGTACAAAAGTAACTAATTAAATAAGCTATGTTTCTTTATATACAGCAACAGAGGTGTTAATATCTAAAACAGAAAATTAACTAATTTCCTAATCTAACGGAAATACATATCCATCGTTGGATGCGTGACAGCTGGACATCTCAAACAACTAATTGGGCCTTAATTCACTCACATGCTGTGCATGTGCTTTCACTAAACTATACATtgccatttttcttcttcagctTGCTTTGTTCTTTTAATCTCACACGTGTCATTTTGCCTTGCACTTGACAACTTGCTTTGCGGTTTGTATTTAACTCAGTTCCAGGTTCAACATTTTCTCAGTTCATAATTGGTGTTAATCCATAGAATAGATGCTGGAGATAATATGTATTTTGCACTTGTCCGGACAAAAATGGTTCAGGACATATAACATTGAGTTATGTTAACAATTTGGCACatagttgtatatttttatgaattatcAAAAATTGGGAACCTTGTACCTATCTGGTGAGCCCATTGTAAGGATCCCAAGGAAGATCCAAAGGTACTAAATTGGCTTGCTTAGTAGGGAGGCAAAGAGAAGCAGAAGAAGACACATTAGGCTTGGAAGATGGAACTCATGGACTATTTGAGAAATTCAAATGCTTctgcattttaataaataaacactATGAGACAAAAGTAAGAAAGGAAATCATATAAATCTTTATCTATGCTAAAAAATTGAAGTGAAGGTTCAACAAAAGATTAAATTCACTATAATTTAGTTTATCTTAAGTGCCttaatttatatttcaaatccATTTTAACCAATcgaaattaattcaaaatttatcttaaaatttcaaaatttatgatAAACTCAAATAATTGCAATGTAAAATTTATTAACACGTTTCAATAATCTAAAGATGCTTGTTTCATATACTTTTATAATGATTAACtttcaacaatttctttaaaaGGTGTAATAAATActaacaaaatttattgtattataaTAAGTAGGGTTATCCAACATCCAACCAAACCCAATAAGCTCACTTGACCTAAAGCCATCCGACCAAAAATCTGTTTGATCCTAGTGGTGGTTAAGTCGACGGGGCTTCCAATCCAATCAACATCGGGTTGAGAGGCGGTTTTTCGGTTGTCAATGAGTTTGTGATCCTGAAATCCAATACAATTGGGTCAGGTGATGTTTGATGGGCAATTTGACCCAACTTGACTTGTGAACACCTCTAATACAAAGAACAATTAACTATGTTAAAGAGAGTAAAACAAAGTTTCTAGATAAATAGGTGAACAagttatctcttttttttttcttcttcttatttataaaatggaaaaattccGGATTAACAATTTGGATATTCTCtcaaattattgacaaaaaaattaaatgatttcAAATATTGAAATGATTTATCATggtaattataatttataaaacgaaatttgaaatattttattcacaTATAGGCTAGAGCAATATTCATTTAGTCATAaactttgcaatttttttatatgcaaCTCACTTTCTAGGATAATTATTGTGTGTAAGTAGATTGTGTATgcacaaattattttttcaacagATGTATGTACAAATTATAAGTTAGTTTCTTtcaagggagaaaaagaaaagaaaaaaggaggacTAGGAAGCATaagtttgttaaaatttaatgaatGGCAGCACCATTTGAGGCAATTCGTACGGTCAAAATTATCTCTTTGTGTTGACCAGGCTTCGATGATTTTACTCAAATTTATGTTgcaaaccaaattaaaaaaaaaaaaaaaattatactgaTATATCGactgaaagaaaaaagaaaaaagaaaaagctgaaTAGTGCATATTATCACCAAATTATGGTCTCCTGGAAATCAACAGTGAAGACACAAAGGGGCTGAGTCAAAATAACCAAACCAATTAACGGTAATGCTTAGTATTATACTATCAACCATCAAAACACCCAAAACCCTGTGatcctttctttttgtttttacatcCTAAAATCTCTCTTCCCTATCTCTTCTCCCACCCATTTAtaaccatctctctctctcaacaaccCATCCCTTAACCTTCATGTCCATGCATTGTTTATTATAGGCCAttataactattttttcttccaaaaaaaagttgtttgaCTTTCTcgaaaaaatttcagtttcattCTTTTGCCCAGATATAGGTGACAGATCAAGATGGGTCGTGTTAAACTGGAGATAAAGAGAATAGAAAACAACACAAATCGACAAGTTACATTCTCAAAGCGTAGAAATGGGCTCATTAAGAAAGCCTATGAGCTTTCTATCCTTTGTGACATTGATATTGCTCTCATCATGTTCTCTCCCTCTGGTCGTCTCAGCCATTTCTCGGGCAGAAGAAGGTGGTATAATATTAATACCACGTTTCTTATATTATCATACAACTATCTGACTTTTTTgcgttctttttgttttgtttatatacaTATTTGCTTCAATATTTGTATTGTGGTTTATTAACTTGCAAACACTAATTCATGCAATCGATTTATAATTGTTTATGCTGCTCAATCCGATGATTTTCCaattattaatgaatttgtttTGAGGGCCAAAATGGTGGTTGTCATGGAAAAGTTGTGCGCTTATGAAGCAATTCTTATGAAAagaatatgatttttcttctaatAATTAGCTATTTGATCTGTTTTGGTGTACTCGGTATTGCCTTTTAGAATAAGTCTTCTCTGCCAAGAGTCTTTTCTTCCCTCTCaccccaactatcaaattataataaataaaaaaggctcCCTTCAATGAATATTGTTGTTTTATGTTGCCCCTCAACGTGGGCTTCTTGCACCATGCAAAAGAATGTAAAAGTGGCGGAAAATGATGGAATTAGTTTGAGGTTGTAACAGGTGGCGTGCATAGAAATTGGTAAACTAGAAATGAAAATTACTTTTGGTTTATGATAATAGGCTTGAACAAATTATGGAATTAGATGTCATGTTATGGTTGcacttcttttacttttttatatgTTTGATTTTCATCTTATTGATTGATAATTTTCTAAACACGATTTTATTCTTCGAGTGTACTTGTATATAATGTGTATGCATATGTGTGTTTTTTACAccgaaataaaatttaaaactcactatgataaattttattatcttGAAAATCAGGATTGAGGATGTGTTCACTCGTTTCATCAATCTCCCTGATCAAGAAAGAGAACAGTACGTATGATGttattgtttttcttatttagttTAGAATTAACTTACAATTCTTCATTACTATATTGGCTTGTTAATTTGATTAGCTTCATTGGTTTATCTGTTGCAGATCTTTACATCCTACAGAGAAGGGCAGGCATTTGTATGCACTCAAACTATTTCTTCTCCTTTAGCACATATCCATAAccctttcattttatttatttatattttttgtgggTACAAttgatttatataataattcGTTTCTCTTTGGCAGTGATATTCAAAACAAAGAGGTAAGACGACATTATTTTGatgttcaattttcttttagcTAAGGGGTGCCACCACtccatcttaaaattttaattcagccattaaaaaaagaaaaaagaaaaaaaaaaaaaaagagagaacaaaatgagaaaaaaaaaatgtaaaaggaaggaagaaagaaaaaagagagtgaaaaaaagTGTACTGCTCTCTTATGAAAAATTCAAGATAACTCTTCTTGAAATTATAGTGTTGTTCATGCAGCATTTGCTTAGGACCTTACAGCAACTAAGGAGTGAAAATGACATTGCTCTTCAAATTGCCAAGTTTGTCTTCCTCTCTCCCCCCtcatacatatcaaattttctttaaagtttCTTTTATATTAATGTGAGTTgtttacatatttattttcaaaattagaCTTGAATAATCTAATGGTGCTAATTTTTCTCTCCCGCCGATGTATTAATATTATCAATGCATCAAAAAAGTCCGACGGCTGTTAACTCTGATATCGAGGTAAGAAAACTTAGTCTTAGAGTTGGAGTTTTCTTTGTCACCTTattgaaatttgatatatatatatatatatatatatatatatacacacacatattttatttttttccttcagatttttaatttgtttaatctCTGTCATTAGGAACTTCAACAGGAAATTGGTAGATTACAGCAACAACTACAAATGGCTGAAGAACAGATAAggtcattaaaaaatttcagggaaaaaaaatgcttttgttCCTGTCTTATTTGTTTAGTTACATAATTTTCTTTACGATATATTAGTTCATGGAGACCTAAGTAATTTAAATGCTTCTCTAAACACAGGGTATATGAGCCTGAACCAGCAAAAATCACATCTATTGAAGAGCTCGAATCCTGTGAGAAAAATCTTGTTGATACCATGACACGTGTTATGCAGAGAAAGGTTGTCAAACTTTgtttgttcattaaaaaaaaaaaaaaaaaaaaaacagaagtcTGTAATATTAATCTAAACTTCCATTTTTAtgacaacttttttaaaaaatgtttgtaGGAGTATTTGCTGAGCAACCATCTATCAACTTATGATCCTTCCAGTTTACAGGTAATTAAACTACAGAAAGTGCAATAACAAATAATTTAGTTATGAAATTAGCAtgagtattatttttttcttttggatcaATAGCAAGGGATCACAGCCTCTTTCGATAATGAAGTCGTCAATTGGATGCCGGATGGTGGACACAATCATGGACATATTTTTGATGCATCTACTTCTCTTAGTCAACTAAGGTAAGTTTTCACCAaaagttttgtaactcaattaattgatatatatttttttttatgtttatattagAGACCTCTACAGTTCAAATTTCTTTACCTCAAAgcatcaaattaataattttttttttataaaacttttgcCACATGCCCTCTAAAACGCACTCTTAATGTGGTATAACTTGTAAATATtagatttatatatgttaacGGCTCTTTAAATCTATTATTAgttttctctcaaaaagaatTATATCTGTTTTTATGGGTctatttggatagaacttattgctgaaaactgaaaactgaaaacactgtagcaaaataattttaaaatgtgtgaatagtaccgcgagacccatttttaatgaaaaagttgttgaaaagtgaaatttgtgggtccgtgaacagtgcacgaatgaaCTGTTCACAGAAGACTGGGTCAACAACTgcagctggaaaaaaaaaaaaaaaaaaaaactgaaaacgcaaACGCAGCATTTTTCAGTGGAATCCAAACACCCTCTATATATTGATTAAACTAGTTCTATGAGAATGGACACCAACTTGATTTCTCCTCCAATACTTAATAActagggtttttctttaaaaaaaaggttcttaATTAGTATTTATGTATAGAGACAGGAGTAAGTAACCAAGAGTCTTAAAACTTaactaattataaatatttagttttttaacgAAGACATATTACaaatgaagaaaaggaaaaaaaaaaaaatatagtggaaggaaattttgaattctAGTTTTCCTAACAAAGAAGACCAACTAATGCTATTAAACTACAAGATTCTTAGCAATTTAACACAAACACAAGGCTCCTGGGAAATTTAACATATGTTGAAGcaaatttaattgggttttgCTTCATCATTTAGATTCAATTTACTAATGAGTTTAGAGCAACATGTATTTGCAGGGAGCTATCATCCACAGTGTATGATCCCTTTTCGCAAGGAACAAGCTCAAACACAGACCCACGCAGCATGGGCACAAACCCAAGTGAAGGAAACTTCACATCTTGGTCTCAGGCCTACAACTCAACAGGGCACCAGCACCAGCAACAGCACCAGCACCACTCCACCGCTCTCCTGTCACCAACTTTATTCCCTCACATTCAGGTTTTCCTTCTAGTACATACTATACTCACTTCGAAAAATAGGAATTTCTTTTACTATGATTTATGAATCATCATCATTTTGCAATTTATACACATGGTTGCCGTAAGAACTTTGGAATGGTCCACATGCCATTTGTGCCCAAGATTGGTTGGATTGGGGGTAGCCCATCTTAGAATGCATTTTTTGTGTTGGGCTTTTGATCTTAATATCAAGACCAAAATGATTAAGCTGGCCCAACCTGGttctttttatctatttttaatattaaatagaTAGTGGAGGAGGGAGGAGATAGAGCTTGAACCACATATATTAGGCATTTATAGAAGTATAATTATGAGGCTAACTGGGTTATCACTTGAATTCTTGATAGCTTAAAAGTTCCTAATGTGtgtatttataataatataattatggGTTCAAGTGATAGTTCAATAATAATGACATCTTTGAATGCTTTATGATGTTTAATGTCTATGTTTTGAAACTCACTTCCTTTTCTCCGCCTccttatttacaactatttaaaaaaaaaaaaaaaaaaaaaaaaaaaaaatatatatatatatatatatatatatatatatatatatataaaatacattttagtTTGTGGTGTTCTTAATCTAAATttgtatgttttatttatttttatttttttgattccATCTAAAATCCTATATGATGTTATTACCAGCATGGAATGGTGGGACCAGATATATCTGAGATGATGCGACATGAGCAAGTGGAGATCCCGTTAAACAGCTCGCATGTTCAAGTGGATAATGAAGTTGCAAATTATGACTCCAAAGTTCATCAGCTTAATAATATGCAATGACACCAAGATTTGGAAAAATGTTAGGATTATAACAAAGTTTACACATCTACCACTCACAACTTACCACATGGTGAATTTTGGCAAAATTTGTAAACTTTGCTGTAATCCTAGCATTTTTTCCAAGATTTGAAAGACTCGTTATTATGCACGGCTTTGTTGCAGGGGTTATTGTATTTGTATGATTAAAAAACTGTGCATAAAGAGGTATAAATACGCTAGTGCTTATGAGGATCATATATGACAGTGTAGCAGAATTTTGgctttattttcaatttgtccCAAGAATTTTCAACTTTATTCAATTCATTTTGATATTGGAATCCCTACCACTATTCAACTTCAAATTATAATGAAAGGTAGGAAATTAATTAAGTATATGTAAgaatgtcacttttttttttttttgagaagagtaTGAATGTCACTTGGATCTaagtatatactatatatactcaCCAAGGCACTCATAAGTCATAAGGGAGGCTGTCATAAACCTATACCATTGGCGTCTCCATGACTTATCGTGCGTTAAAACCTTTTGTTTTTAGATGTTTGTGTCATCACTGATGCACTATTTTGCCAAccttgaattttattattttattattattattatatatttttgtagaTCTATGTAAAAGTGATAAACTACTCATAATTTGTCACATCAAAATTGTGACACAAAAGTTATGATTCTAGAAGAAGTAGAGTAATTCTTAAATATTTCTAAAGTATAGTGAATGGTGCTCTCTCTTCTCACATATATGGCAGGTccatcatgaatgtgagagaaatTAATACTGTTTTACTATGTTCCGAaagtacttaagaattttccaaAAGAGTATATATCTACACGGTTTTAGAGAACTAACTAGACAACAATAGAGCTTATCTACAAGCGTTACACTCTATGACTTGAGCATGATATTTGTTTAATTCCAAATGACatgctaaaatcaaaattcatattcatTGGATGTTCAAAGTTTCAAACAGCATTTTACTccttaattattttgaaattttgatttgcCCTTATGGATTCGTCAATTACAAAATGGGATGTCTACACATGATGCCATCATAATGGAACATAATTGATAACTTTGTTCTCCTACGTGAGTCCCTATCCTTAAGTTAGATTAATTAAGTGGTCAATGTCATATTGGGTATAATTTGTTGACTTAATTAAGTCAACAAATTATAAGCAAATGTTTGaattctcacacacacacacacgaaatAGTCTTGGGTATGGTATTTATAAATTTGGTCACTCTTAGCCCCTTCCCTCCTTTGTAATAGTTATCTCATGTCTTTGGCATATGCATTATCTCTTACACACCACCTACCCTAACACCCCCCCCACCCCACATAATTgtactttttgttgttgttgctgctttTGCCTTACAACTGCGATTGGGTATTGTTGTTGATCATACTGTACTTAGCTATAAACATAAAACATTAAAGAATGAGTAATGTCAtagacataatatttttcacattaaTTGAGTTGGAAATTTTTTACATTTGGGGCTATTACTGACATCAATTTTTTATGTACTAATAACAACGTTAACTTGTCATATTGatagttgtgaaatttattgtgattCTAAACTTATTGTTAAATTGAGCTTAACATTAAGATGACGGTTGTGGAAGGTTATCTTCGTTTCATGTTTTTTGGTTTACAGTGTGATTTATGGCACTATATATGAAGAGTGgtgtgaagaaagaaaagactaaaGAGACCTGCTAGGATGCAtggtaggggaaaaaaaaaaaaaatcctttatcCTATTTTTGTGTGTTCCATTTTATGCTTCACTAGCTATGATATGcaatatgttaatttttttccattttaaaatttgattatttttctaagaaaagtaaaaataatacataataaGTTATGACTGGTGAAGTatctaatattatatataaaagcagaagcCTTTTGTTACAATTAAGAAGGTGTTGACacgtaagaaaaaaaaaatgccgtACGGTGtgataaattatattacttcaTAACGTTAACACACTGTTTGATAGCCTCTAACTCTCtcagtataaaaagaaaaataaccgGTTAAATATCTTCCaatactccaaaaaaaaaaaaaaaaaaaaagtgacatagAGGATTTGTATTCCATATATCCCCCATCCCATTTTCTTAGGATTGGTTAAAAAATCCAACTTTTTAAGCAATATCATAAGAAAAGGTACAAGTTTTCCTATtaaagaaagtacaagtttTGAAAACTATCCTCCTTAATTTTAACCTTAGTGAAAGACTGGTATTGAGTTTTTAAAGAAAGTGAGGGGTATGTTAATAggaaattttaattattgacCTCTCAAAGAGGACATCATTTTGGGACATTCTAAAATGGAATAGAGGTCAAATAATTTGGAATGGAATGAATAGTATTTGTGTACTTTAGgcttcgtttgggagtt
Coding sequences within:
- the LOC142612406 gene encoding agamous-like MADS-box protein AGL104: MGRVKLEIKRIENNTNRQVTFSKRRNGLIKKAYELSILCDIDIALIMFSPSGRLSHFSGRRRIEDVFTRFINLPDQEREQSLHPTEKGRHFDIQNKEHLLRTLQQLRSENDIALQIANPTAVNSDIEELQQEIGRLQQQLQMAEEQIRVYEPEPAKITSIEELESCEKNLVDTMTRVMQRKEYLLSNHLSTYDPSSLQQGITASFDNEVVNWMPDGGHNHGHIFDASTSLSQLRELSSTVYDPFSQGTSSNTDPRSMGTNPSEGNFTSWSQAYNSTGHQHQQQHQHHSTALLSPTLFPHIQHGMVGPDISEMMRHEQVEIPLNSSHVQVDNEVANYDSKVHQLNNMQ